From a region of the Odocoileus virginianus isolate 20LAN1187 ecotype Illinois chromosome 1, Ovbor_1.2, whole genome shotgun sequence genome:
- the RPA3 gene encoding replication protein A 14 kDa subunit, translating into MVDVMESPRARINASMLAQFIDQPVCFVGRLEKIHPTGKMFILSDGEGKNGTIELMEPLDEEISGIVEVIGRVTAKATIMCASYVQFKEDNHPFDLGLYNEAVKITHEFPQFFPLGVVQYG; encoded by the exons ATGGTGGACGTGATGGAGTCGCCCAGGGCGCGCATCAACGCCAGCATGCTAGCTCAGTTCATCGACCAGCCGGTCTGCTTCGTAGGGAGGCTGGAGAAG attcatcCCACTgggaaaatgtttattctttcagATGGTGAAGGAAAAAATGGAACTATTGAGTTGATGGAACCT CTTGATGAAGAAATCTCTGGAATTGTGGAAGTAATTGGAAGAGTGACGGCCAAGGCAACCATTATGTGTGCATCTTATGTCCAGTTTAAAGAAGATAACCATCCTTTTG ATCTTGGACTTTACAATGAGGCTGTGAAGATTACCCATGAGTTCCCTCAGTTTTTTCCTCTGGGAGTTGTGCAGTATGGTTGA